GAGAGAGCTTCTGACTGAGCAGCAGGACACAGCTGAGGGCGAGAGACacagagagtcagagagagagagagcacgttCTTCTTCTCTCGTCGTCTGACTCGTCCACTCACTCGCTCTTCCTCTCGGCGTTCTGCTGACTCGTCTGGATTCTGGCATCGAGGTCGTCCGCCAGCGCCTCCTTCGTCCGCAGATTCTGCTGAGTCAGCTCCAGCTCCTCCGTCGCCGACGACAACCtggaacacaaacaaataaacagacatttaaagTCAAATTAAGATAACAGAGGCTAgaaagtttttatatttatacaagGTTATAAATTCTTCCACAAGCTTTTATCATTTCCAAGTATTAAAACCTTTCCAAAAAATATTCCTGGGCTGTCCTGGAAAGTTTTGGGACCTTTGTAAGGTCTTGGAAGGAGTTTAAACCCGGAGGCTTTTACTCTGGAAGGGTACAGGAAACAggatgcttttattttgcagtagcTCACATGGCCTGTAGGCTGTCGGCTGTCAGCGTGTTCCAGAGGATCTCATTGGCAGGCAGGTTGTCCGTCTCCTCCAATAGAGATGCGTCAAACTCCACGTTTGCCTCGGGCGTCTCCGGAGACCTGAGGGGGGACAGACGCCATTACCACGGCAACCAGGACAGCCACGGACACGCTGTTAAGACAATAACCAGTCGGACGGATGCAATGTGATTTCTGACCTGTAGGTGTCGATGAAGTGCTGGTACTCCGTCAGCGGGTCGATCTGCTCCACAGCGGCCGAGATCTCCTGGTGGACTTTAACAATGTCCTCCGTCAGCAGGCTGCTGATCTCACAGTACTCCTCAAGgatacttttactgcagtaataCACgggaaaatacacacagatacatcAGCATGTAAGTTAAAATGTCATGTCAAAtgccccctaccctacgccgtcacctacggccgtagtgtgtcagtgtgtctgttaGCATGTCAGTTACTGTGTCAGTCTGCGTGTCAGTCAGCGTGTCAGTTACTGTGACAGTCAGCGTGTCTGTCAGCGTGTCAGTCAACATGTCAGCATGTCAGctactgtgtctgtcagcgtgtcagttactgtgtctgtcagttactgtgtctgtcagcacgtcagttactgtgtctgtcagttACTGTGTCCGTCAGCATGTCAGTTACTGTATCTGTCAAGGTGTCAGCATGTCAgttactgtgtctgtcagttactgtgtctgtcagcatgtcagttactgtgtctgtcagcgtgtcagttactgtgtctgtcagcgtcaGCATGTCAGTTACTGTGTCTGTCAAGGTGTCAGCATGTCAGCGTCAGCATGTCAgttactgtgtctgtcagttactgtgtctgtcagttACTGTGTCCGTCAGCGTGTCAGTTACTGTGTCCGTCAGCGT
The nucleotide sequence above comes from Micropterus dolomieu isolate WLL.071019.BEF.003 ecotype Adirondacks unplaced genomic scaffold, ASM2129224v1 contig_11367, whole genome shotgun sequence. Encoded proteins:
- the LOC123965808 gene encoding tyrosine-protein kinase Fer-like — its product is KSILEEYCEISSLLTEDIVKVHQEISAAVEQIDPLTEYQHFIDTYRSPETPEANVEFDASLLEETDNLPANEILWNTLTADSLQAMLSSATEELELTQQNLRTKEALADDLDARIQTSQQNAERKSDCVLLLSQKLSLLELHHAVQSLHGSEARLVSQKALLDAKMASAAASPPPPPPPPALPYEDDTRSVGSTDKTKDRSSRFDTLRNSLVGMIRTPKAMLGSSTS